A single genomic interval of Halobacillus halophilus DSM 2266 harbors:
- a CDS encoding ABC transporter ATP-binding protein: METFKKLKQFYWPYRKFFFLSVLSLIFVAGITVVYPVILQKTIDEVIRGEEYNLIPYICGIFILLMIVKGIATYFHQYLGEYFGISSVFTLRDELYKKLQRLSFKYYDNAKTGDLMSRLTADVEGFRFFLSFGFSELIRITLLIVISLSVMFYYSIPLALVTMAAMPFLAVVVYSFDRRVHPAFRRIRKSFGKLNTRVQENISGMNTVKSLSRESFEIGRFSDRSEDYRSKYITTSNIWARFFPLMEFIGNVCVVALLAYGGYLVIEGSLQLGELVAFFSLVWYILGPLMNLGFVINLFSQSKASGERLLEILEAEEDIQEKEDPIVEDRLQGHVTFEDVTLTYTKDDDSALKHITFDAPPGKTIGLIGATGAGKSSITQLITRFYEPEKGRVLLDGTPVQEFGLKTLRKNIGFVLQESFLFSTTIKENISYGNPDATIEDVMDAAKRAQAHDFIMEMPEGYDTLLGERGMGLSGGQKQRIAIARAILIDPSVLILDDATSAVDMETEFQIQKALQEVMKGRTTFIIAHRISSLKHADEILVLEDGEVKERGIHDELVENGGPYQRIYDIQYQDKEKILNASNA, encoded by the coding sequence ATGGAGACTTTTAAAAAATTAAAGCAGTTTTACTGGCCCTACCGCAAGTTCTTTTTCTTATCAGTATTATCTCTGATATTCGTAGCCGGAATTACGGTAGTTTATCCAGTCATCCTGCAAAAAACGATAGATGAAGTGATCCGGGGCGAAGAGTATAATTTAATCCCATACATTTGCGGCATCTTTATTTTGTTAATGATCGTGAAGGGGATTGCGACTTATTTTCATCAATACTTAGGAGAATACTTTGGAATCAGCTCCGTTTTCACTCTGCGTGATGAGTTATATAAAAAACTGCAGCGTCTATCCTTTAAATATTATGATAACGCGAAGACGGGAGACTTGATGTCCCGTTTAACGGCAGATGTAGAAGGATTTCGCTTCTTTTTATCCTTTGGTTTTTCAGAACTCATTCGTATTACCTTGTTAATTGTAATCAGTTTGAGTGTGATGTTTTATTACTCCATTCCGCTTGCTCTCGTGACAATGGCGGCCATGCCGTTCCTGGCTGTTGTAGTGTACAGCTTTGATCGCAGAGTACACCCAGCTTTCCGGCGAATCCGGAAGTCATTTGGGAAACTGAATACACGAGTACAGGAAAATATCAGCGGCATGAATACGGTGAAATCACTGTCCAGAGAAAGTTTTGAGATCGGAAGGTTTTCGGATCGTAGCGAAGACTATCGATCAAAGTATATTACAACTTCAAATATATGGGCACGTTTCTTTCCTCTGATGGAATTTATCGGCAATGTCTGCGTGGTGGCTCTGCTTGCATACGGAGGTTACTTAGTCATCGAGGGATCGCTTCAATTAGGGGAATTGGTCGCCTTTTTCAGTCTAGTTTGGTACATTCTTGGACCGCTTATGAACTTAGGGTTCGTCATCAACCTGTTCTCCCAATCAAAAGCTTCTGGAGAGCGCTTACTTGAAATTCTGGAAGCGGAAGAGGATATCCAGGAAAAAGAGGATCCGATCGTCGAAGATCGCTTACAAGGTCATGTGACGTTTGAAGACGTGACGTTAACTTATACAAAAGACGACGATTCAGCCTTAAAACATATTACCTTTGATGCGCCTCCTGGTAAAACGATTGGTTTAATTGGGGCAACGGGTGCAGGTAAAAGCAGTATTACGCAACTGATCACCAGATTTTATGAACCAGAGAAAGGGCGGGTTTTACTCGATGGTACTCCGGTTCAAGAATTTGGGCTAAAAACTCTAAGGAAAAACATCGGATTTGTCCTGCAGGAATCTTTCTTGTTTTCTACTACGATTAAGGAAAATATCTCTTACGGCAATCCAGATGCCACGATTGAAGATGTGATGGATGCAGCCAAACGGGCGCAGGCACACGACTTCATCATGGAAATGCCGGAGGGTTATGACACTCTGCTTGGAGAACGAGGCATGGGGCTGTCTGGAGGACAGAAGCAGCGAATTGCGATTGCAAGAGCTATCCTGATTGATCCTTCCGTACTTATTTTAGACGATGCAACTTCAGCCGTTGATATGGAAACGGAGTTCCAAATTCAAAAGGCGCTGCAAGAGGTCATGAAAGGGAGGACAACCTTCATTATTGCCCACCGTATCTCTTCCTTGAAACATGCGGATGAAATTCTCGTACTGGAAGACGGGGAAGTGAAAGAGCGAGGCATTCATGACGAACTTGTTGAAAACGGCGGTCCATACCAGAGGATCTACGATATCCAGTATCAGGATAAAGAAAAAATACTCAATGCTTCTAATGCTTAA
- a CDS encoding redoxin domain-containing protein: MRLRTPMPELPEATTWYNSEPLTKEDLIGNKPTLIHFWSVSCGMCKEAMPNVNEFRDEYRDDLNVIAVHMPRSEKDLDLDQIQEVAKEHGITQPIYVDNRHALTDAFDNQYVPAYYVFDEEGNLRHFQAGGGGMKMLRKRVNRVLGLNQK, translated from the coding sequence ATGCGTTTAAGAACACCGATGCCTGAATTGCCAGAAGCAACCACATGGTATAACAGCGAGCCATTAACGAAAGAAGATTTAATCGGAAATAAACCGACATTAATTCACTTCTGGTCAGTTAGCTGCGGAATGTGCAAAGAAGCCATGCCTAATGTCAATGAGTTTCGTGATGAATATAGGGATGATCTAAACGTAATTGCTGTGCATATGCCTCGCTCTGAAAAAGATCTCGACTTAGATCAAATTCAGGAAGTAGCAAAAGAGCATGGCATTACTCAGCCGATATATGTTGATAATCGGCACGCTCTTACGGATGCATTTGATAATCAGTACGTACCTGCTTATTATGTATTTGATGAAGAAGGGAACCTCCGTCATTTTCAAGCTGGAGGCGGCGGAATGAAAATGCTTCGTAAACGTGTGAATCGCGTACTTGGGCTTAACCAAAAATAA
- a CDS encoding ABC transporter ATP-binding protein, with the protein MAKKPKHKPVTNKHLNRFKYTQDQAVEKPFNWSQMWRLLRYVKPYSKTLLPISIIAMLVSTIVRLVVPILIGRVAIDKAIGNSDTNLLIQLVVGISILYLLSYIANTLRIKYVNILGQNVIYDLRQHLFSHVQRLSHKFFDSRSAGSILVRIMNDINSLQELFTNGIINLLMDVVMLTGIIAILFWMSPKLALAILVIMPLMFYISTKLRRNIRRSWQDVRIQQSRLNSHLNESIQGIRITQSFSQERENAEYFNGVNTDNFQSWNTATRKSAMFRPFVEMSNAVGTVILISFGAYLILSGDISIGKFVSFAFFLGMFWEPISRLGMMYNQMLMAMASSERIFEFLDEQPNVEEKTNAVELKDMKGHIEFDHVQFAYDEKRIALHDINLEMKQGETVALVGHTGSGKSTIANLISRFYDPTKGAVKIDGVDLQDATIDSVRQQISVVLQDTFIFSGTILENIRFGRPTASDEEVKEAAKVVGAEGFINRLSDGYDTEVEERGSILSAGEKQLLSFARALLADPRILILDEATASIDTETEVRIQKALRKLLHGRTAIIIAHRLSTIREADNIYVLENGRILENGSHDELMDQKGEYYELVKAQFQMLDAI; encoded by the coding sequence GTGGCAAAAAAACCGAAACATAAACCTGTCACAAATAAACATTTAAATCGTTTTAAATATACACAGGATCAGGCAGTTGAAAAGCCCTTTAACTGGTCGCAAATGTGGAGACTGCTCCGTTATGTGAAGCCTTACTCTAAAACATTGCTTCCAATTTCAATCATCGCGATGCTCGTATCAACAATAGTCCGTCTGGTCGTGCCGATCTTAATTGGTAGAGTAGCCATTGATAAAGCTATTGGCAACAGTGATACAAATCTTTTAATTCAACTTGTTGTCGGTATTTCTATTCTTTACCTGCTTAGTTATATTGCAAATACACTGAGGATTAAATATGTAAATATTTTAGGTCAGAATGTGATTTATGACCTTCGGCAGCATTTGTTTTCGCATGTTCAGCGGCTTTCTCACAAATTCTTTGATTCAAGATCAGCCGGTTCCATTCTTGTAAGAATAATGAATGATATAAACTCTCTACAGGAATTGTTTACGAATGGTATTATCAACTTGCTTATGGATGTGGTCATGCTTACCGGGATTATCGCAATCCTGTTCTGGATGAGTCCTAAGCTTGCCTTAGCCATACTTGTGATCATGCCGCTTATGTTTTATATTTCGACGAAACTGCGCCGCAATATCAGGCGCTCCTGGCAGGATGTACGGATTCAGCAGTCTCGTCTCAACTCTCATTTAAATGAGAGTATTCAAGGGATTCGAATTACGCAATCTTTTTCACAGGAAAGAGAAAATGCGGAGTACTTCAACGGCGTGAATACCGATAACTTTCAGTCCTGGAATACAGCGACCAGAAAAAGTGCGATGTTCCGGCCTTTTGTAGAGATGAGTAACGCGGTAGGAACCGTTATCCTTATTTCTTTCGGTGCCTATCTGATCCTGAGCGGGGATATCTCCATTGGTAAATTCGTCTCCTTTGCCTTTTTCCTGGGTATGTTCTGGGAGCCCATTTCAAGGCTTGGTATGATGTACAATCAAATGCTCATGGCAATGGCCTCTTCGGAAAGGATCTTTGAGTTCCTGGATGAACAGCCAAATGTAGAAGAGAAGACAAATGCGGTTGAACTGAAAGACATGAAAGGTCATATAGAATTTGACCACGTTCAATTTGCTTATGATGAAAAACGGATCGCTCTCCATGATATCAATTTAGAAATGAAACAGGGAGAGACGGTGGCTCTGGTGGGGCACACTGGGTCTGGGAAATCGACCATTGCGAATTTAATCAGCCGTTTCTACGATCCTACCAAGGGAGCGGTTAAAATTGACGGAGTCGATTTGCAGGATGCGACTATTGACAGTGTGCGCCAGCAAATCAGTGTCGTGCTGCAGGATACCTTTATCTTCTCCGGAACCATTCTTGAGAATATCCGCTTTGGTCGTCCAACTGCCAGTGATGAAGAAGTGAAAGAAGCGGCTAAAGTGGTAGGAGCGGAAGGTTTCATTAATCGTTTAAGCGATGGGTATGATACAGAAGTAGAAGAGCGCGGTAGTATTCTATCGGCTGGAGAAAAGCAGCTGCTTTCCTTTGCCCGTGCTTTGCTTGCAGATCCGCGAATTTTAATTTTGGATGAAGCTACGGCAAGTATCGATACCGAAACGGAAGTACGTATCCAGAAAGCCCTCCGTAAATTGTTACATGGTCGAACCGCCATTATTATTGCTCACCGGCTGTCCACGATCCGTGAAGCGGACAATATTTATGTGCTGGAAAATGGGCGCATACTTGAGAACGGCTCACACGATGAATTAATGGATCAAAAAGGTGAGTATTATGAATTAGTGAAAGCCCAGTTCCAAATGCTTGATGCCATCTAG
- a CDS encoding N-acetyldiaminopimelate deacetylase, which produces MELEKLIEVRRNLHQIPELGFQEEKTQTFLLDYIKQLPQEALTIETWRTGIFVKVDGKRGEKTIGYRADIDGLPLNEETGLDFRSVHQGRMHACGHDLHMTIALGVLTRLASDPADHHVVFLFQPAEEGPGGAEPMLQADFLKQHKPDTIFGLHIAPELPVGSVSTKPGLLFANTSELFIDFKGVGGHAAFPHMAKDMVVAGSSFVTHLQQIVARRVDPLDSAVITIGKMEAGTVQNIIAQEARLEGTIRTLTPESMDQVKSDIEKLAKGFEISNDCHISIHYGSNYYQVFNDTEAVQSFKHTVDSSSYEFKDASMAMTGEDFGYMLKEIPGFMFWLGVESEAGLHQSALNPKEEAMLVGVNLVEAHMRGL; this is translated from the coding sequence GTGGAACTAGAAAAATTAATTGAAGTAAGACGAAATTTGCATCAGATTCCTGAGCTTGGATTTCAAGAAGAAAAAACACAGACATTTTTATTGGACTATATTAAGCAGCTTCCTCAGGAGGCTCTGACCATTGAAACGTGGAGAACTGGAATATTTGTCAAAGTGGATGGAAAGAGAGGGGAGAAAACGATCGGCTATCGTGCAGACATTGATGGTTTACCCTTAAATGAAGAAACAGGCCTCGACTTCCGTTCCGTTCATCAAGGAAGGATGCACGCCTGCGGTCATGATCTTCATATGACGATTGCTTTAGGTGTCTTGACGAGGCTTGCATCAGATCCGGCTGATCATCATGTGGTCTTTCTGTTCCAACCGGCAGAAGAAGGTCCGGGAGGGGCAGAGCCTATGCTTCAGGCTGATTTTCTAAAGCAGCATAAACCCGATACCATATTTGGGCTGCATATTGCTCCAGAGCTCCCGGTAGGATCGGTATCCACGAAACCCGGACTGCTTTTTGCGAATACAAGTGAATTATTTATCGATTTTAAAGGCGTCGGGGGTCACGCTGCTTTTCCTCATATGGCGAAGGATATGGTCGTTGCAGGCAGTTCGTTTGTCACCCACCTTCAACAAATCGTTGCCCGTCGCGTAGACCCGCTCGACAGCGCGGTGATAACAATAGGTAAAATGGAAGCTGGAACTGTACAAAATATTATTGCTCAGGAAGCGAGACTTGAAGGGACAATCCGTACCCTGACACCGGAATCGATGGATCAAGTCAAATCGGACATTGAAAAACTGGCAAAAGGATTTGAAATAAGCAACGACTGCCATATTTCTATTCACTACGGCTCCAATTATTATCAAGTCTTTAATGATACAGAAGCTGTCCAGAGCTTCAAACATACGGTAGATAGCTCTTCTTACGAGTTTAAAGATGCAAGTATGGCTATGACAGGTGAAGACTTCGGATACATGCTGAAGGAAATTCCTGGATTTATGTTCTGGCTTGGAGTGGAATCAGAAGCCGGGTTGCACCAATCGGCGCTAAATCCAAAAGAAGAGGCAATGCTTGTAGGAGTGAACCTGGTTGAAGCTCATATGAGAGGACTGTAA
- a CDS encoding hemolysin family protein encodes MESTIKLLAVGVLIILTAFFVASEFAIVKVRKTRVEAKAAEGNKKAKNSLRVLNNLDYYLSACQLGITITALGLGWLGEPTLVVLLDPLIGNFNLPSGITHTVSFAISFFIITFLHVVLGELAPKTVAIQKAEAITLLLARPLMLYSKLMYPLIWLLNGSANILVRLFGFQTANESEEVHSEDELRHILTQSYQKGEINRSEYTYVDRIFEFDNRTAKEIMIPRTEMAVIDVNHSIKNVLREMKQERYTRYPVVDGDKDQVIGIIHMKEFFYEDVQEQGSLRSFIRPVMKVFENVPIHDLLVKMQKDRTHMVVLMDEYGGTSGIVTVEDILEEIVGEIRDEFDHEEEREIKRLKNGHFLLEGKTSIQDINEFFELDLDHEDIDTISGWIYTRDYEAREGTIVAEDKLQFKIVDMEDGQIKKVEAWEDTH; translated from the coding sequence ATGGAATCGACGATTAAACTATTAGCGGTAGGCGTTTTGATCATCCTCACAGCTTTTTTTGTGGCCAGTGAATTTGCGATCGTAAAAGTTCGAAAGACACGTGTAGAGGCAAAGGCTGCAGAAGGCAATAAAAAAGCCAAAAATTCGCTGCGTGTGCTGAACAATCTTGATTATTATTTGTCCGCGTGTCAGCTGGGCATTACGATTACCGCTTTAGGACTCGGGTGGCTTGGTGAACCAACGCTTGTAGTCCTGCTGGATCCTTTAATTGGTAATTTTAATTTACCATCCGGGATCACTCATACCGTTTCCTTTGCTATATCTTTCTTCATCATTACATTTCTGCATGTCGTGCTAGGAGAACTTGCTCCTAAGACAGTAGCCATACAGAAGGCTGAAGCGATAACACTTCTTCTTGCCAGACCTTTGATGTTGTACAGCAAACTTATGTATCCGTTGATCTGGCTGCTAAACGGGTCTGCGAATATACTTGTTCGCTTATTTGGTTTTCAAACGGCAAATGAGTCTGAGGAAGTCCATTCAGAAGATGAATTAAGACACATTTTAACGCAAAGCTATCAAAAAGGAGAGATCAACCGTTCCGAGTACACCTATGTGGATCGTATTTTTGAGTTCGACAATCGGACGGCTAAAGAAATTATGATTCCACGTACTGAAATGGCTGTGATCGATGTTAATCATTCTATTAAAAATGTTTTGCGCGAGATGAAACAGGAGCGATACACCCGCTACCCTGTGGTAGATGGGGATAAGGATCAGGTGATCGGAATTATCCATATGAAAGAATTCTTTTATGAAGATGTCCAGGAGCAGGGATCACTCAGGTCCTTTATTAGACCGGTAATGAAAGTGTTTGAAAATGTACCGATTCATGACCTGCTTGTGAAAATGCAGAAAGATCGCACACATATGGTCGTCCTGATGGATGAGTATGGCGGAACTTCCGGCATCGTGACGGTAGAGGATATTCTGGAAGAAATCGTTGGGGAAATTCGGGATGAATTTGATCATGAAGAAGAGCGTGAAATTAAACGACTGAAAAATGGTCACTTCCTTCTGGAAGGGAAAACATCCATTCAGGATATCAACGAATTTTTTGAATTAGACTTAGACCACGAAGATATCGATACGATTTCCGGCTGGATTTATACTCGCGATTATGAAGCAAGGGAAGGTACCATTGTAGCGGAAGACAAATTACAGTTTAAAATCGTGGATATGGAAGACGGTCAGATTAAAAAAGTAGAAGCATGGGAAGATACCCATTAA
- a CDS encoding peroxiredoxin — protein MADRMVAKQAPRFEMDAVLPNKEFGKVSLEENMKNDKWTVLFFYPMDFTFVCPTEITALSDRFDEFEDLDAEVIGVSTDTIHTHLAWINTSREDNGLGDLEYHLAADTNHQVSKDYGVLIEEEGVALRGLFIISPEGELQYQVVNHNNIGRDVDETLRVLQALQTGGLCPANWKPGQETL, from the coding sequence ATGGCAGATCGTATGGTAGCCAAGCAAGCACCACGCTTTGAAATGGATGCAGTACTTCCTAACAAAGAATTCGGTAAAGTTTCACTGGAAGAGAACATGAAGAACGACAAATGGACAGTCCTTTTCTTCTACCCTATGGACTTCACATTTGTATGCCCTACAGAAATTACAGCGCTATCTGATCGTTTCGATGAATTCGAAGATCTGGATGCTGAAGTAATAGGAGTATCTACAGATACCATTCACACACACCTTGCGTGGATCAATACTTCCCGCGAAGATAATGGTCTAGGTGACCTTGAATATCATTTGGCTGCAGATACAAATCACCAGGTATCTAAAGACTACGGTGTACTGATTGAAGAGGAAGGTGTGGCTCTTCGCGGTCTATTCATCATCAGTCCAGAAGGTGAACTTCAGTATCAAGTAGTTAACCACAACAATATCGGCCGTGATGTAGACGAAACGCTTCGAGTCCTGCAGGCCCTTCAAACCGGCGGACTATGCCCGGCTAACTGGAAGCCAGGACAAGAAACCCTATAA
- a CDS encoding YkuS family protein, which translates to MKRIGIEENLSDIRSALQQKGYELVEMKKQEDAASCDCCVISGQDRNVMGIMDAETKASVIDAHGKTADEVCQEVDARFS; encoded by the coding sequence ATGAAAAGAATAGGGATTGAAGAAAATCTAAGTGATATACGTTCAGCTCTTCAGCAAAAAGGGTATGAATTGGTTGAGATGAAAAAACAGGAGGATGCGGCGAGCTGTGATTGTTGTGTTATTTCCGGGCAGGACCGCAACGTAATGGGCATCATGGATGCCGAAACCAAAGCTTCTGTTATTGATGCTCATGGGAAGACTGCGGATGAAGTTTGTCAGGAAGTGGACGCTCGTTTCTCCTAA
- a CDS encoding cytochrome ubiquinol oxidase subunit I has protein sequence MFDLDSATLSRMLTALTLGYHAIFATLGVGIPVMISIAEFIGIKKKDPHYTLLARRWTRGFTITVAVGVVTGTAIGLQLSLLWPSFMQLAGKVIALPLFMETFAFFFEAIFLGIYLYTWDRFKNPMYHWLLSIPVVIGSTLSAFFITSVNGFLNTPQGFELEGDTVTSIQPLAAMFNPATPTKVFHVVSTSYLTAAAVLATIAAIYLLKKKNTLYHMKALKVTVVSVFIFAIATAIAGDLSAKFLAKEQPEKLAAGEWHFETEEGADLVVFGTLNENQEVENAIRIPNGLSFLAYGDFNAEVTGLDQIPDDEEPPLWIHYMFDLMVTIGFFTLGVSLMYLVFWKVKKWNEYHPLLLWGIASLGPLSMAAVEFGWVFAELGRQPWILRGFMTVSEGATTSPYVGWMLILFIGLYIVLSIGCVIALRKIFKGNPAEHELEHRYPEVAATKEGN, from the coding sequence ATGTTTGATTTAGATAGTGCTACGCTTAGCCGCATGCTGACTGCACTTACTCTTGGGTATCACGCGATCTTTGCGACGCTTGGTGTAGGTATTCCGGTCATGATATCCATAGCAGAATTTATAGGAATTAAAAAGAAAGATCCTCACTATACGCTGCTGGCAAGACGCTGGACAAGAGGATTTACCATTACAGTGGCTGTAGGGGTTGTGACAGGAACCGCGATTGGATTACAGCTCTCCCTGTTATGGCCGAGCTTTATGCAGCTGGCAGGTAAGGTGATCGCCTTACCACTTTTCATGGAAACTTTCGCTTTTTTCTTTGAAGCTATATTTTTAGGAATCTATCTTTATACATGGGACCGATTTAAAAATCCTATGTACCACTGGCTGTTGTCCATTCCTGTTGTGATTGGGTCTACATTATCAGCATTTTTCATCACATCGGTGAACGGCTTTCTGAATACTCCGCAAGGGTTTGAACTGGAAGGAGATACAGTTACGTCCATTCAACCATTAGCTGCGATGTTTAATCCAGCGACGCCCACGAAGGTTTTTCACGTCGTTTCTACATCTTATTTAACCGCAGCAGCTGTCCTTGCGACCATTGCAGCTATTTATTTATTGAAAAAGAAAAATACTCTTTACCATATGAAGGCCTTAAAGGTTACGGTCGTTTCCGTATTCATTTTTGCCATAGCTACCGCCATTGCAGGTGACTTATCTGCTAAGTTTCTTGCTAAAGAGCAGCCGGAAAAATTGGCTGCCGGAGAATGGCATTTTGAAACGGAAGAAGGAGCAGACCTGGTTGTTTTCGGTACATTAAATGAAAATCAGGAAGTGGAGAATGCGATCCGGATACCAAATGGCTTAAGCTTTTTAGCTTACGGCGACTTTAATGCAGAGGTAACCGGACTGGATCAAATTCCGGATGATGAAGAGCCTCCGCTTTGGATTCACTATATGTTTGACTTAATGGTGACGATCGGTTTCTTCACACTGGGAGTTTCCCTTATGTACCTGGTGTTCTGGAAGGTGAAGAAGTGGAACGAATATCACCCGCTGCTCTTATGGGGGATTGCTTCTCTCGGACCATTATCCATGGCCGCTGTCGAATTTGGCTGGGTATTTGCGGAACTTGGACGGCAGCCATGGATTCTAAGAGGATTTATGACTGTCTCTGAAGGGGCAACGACCTCGCCATATGTTGGATGGATGCTTATTCTATTCATTGGCTTATACATTGTGCTGTCGATCGGCTGTGTAATCGCGCTCCGTAAGATATTTAAAGGAAACCCGGCTGAACATGAGCTTGAACATCGTTATCCTGAAGTGGCAGCTACAAAGGAGGGTAACTAA
- a CDS encoding cytochrome d ubiquinol oxidase subunit II, with translation MSYELVGISVLWLFLYGYLIVASIDFGAGFFAYFAKVTKKDHIINKLISRYLSPVWEVTNVFFVFFFVGLIGFFPDMAYYFGQSLLIPGSIAIVLLAIRGSFYAFENYGSKENHLYMFLYGATGLLIPAALSTALTISEGGYIKETENGVQLMYGELFSSPYSWSVVFLAIVSVLYISSMFLAYYAKRAGDEPALDLVRKYALFWSSPTIIASLTTFIALSQQNPEHFQRAIDLWWVFGISVAFFMAAVFLIYQGKYYGWAFIAVMLQFFVAFFGYGASHLPYLLYPYVTLSGGVTSESMAVALIVVFIAGLFLLIPSLVMLMRMFLFDADYVKGKK, from the coding sequence ATGAGTTACGAATTAGTTGGTATTTCTGTACTTTGGCTGTTTCTCTACGGCTACCTCATTGTGGCATCGATTGACTTCGGTGCCGGGTTCTTTGCTTATTTTGCTAAAGTAACAAAAAAAGATCACATCATTAATAAACTGATCTCTCGTTATCTCTCTCCCGTCTGGGAGGTAACCAACGTATTTTTCGTATTTTTCTTTGTTGGATTGATTGGGTTTTTCCCGGATATGGCTTATTACTTTGGGCAATCCCTATTAATCCCGGGAAGTATTGCAATTGTCCTGCTTGCTATTCGAGGCTCGTTTTACGCCTTTGAAAACTATGGTTCAAAAGAGAATCATTTGTACATGTTTTTGTACGGAGCCACAGGCTTGTTGATACCTGCTGCTCTGTCAACGGCCCTCACGATCTCCGAGGGTGGTTATATTAAAGAAACAGAGAACGGGGTCCAACTGATGTACGGAGAGCTGTTTTCCAGTCCTTATTCCTGGAGTGTGGTTTTTCTAGCTATCGTCTCTGTTCTGTATATCAGCTCCATGTTCCTCGCCTATTATGCAAAGCGTGCTGGGGACGAACCTGCGCTTGATTTAGTTAGGAAGTACGCATTATTCTGGAGTTCGCCAACCATTATTGCCAGCCTGACCACGTTTATTGCGCTTAGTCAGCAAAACCCGGAACACTTCCAGCGGGCAATCGATCTGTGGTGGGTTTTTGGAATTTCCGTGGCTTTCTTTATGGCTGCAGTATTCCTAATCTACCAGGGCAAGTATTATGGATGGGCTTTTATCGCGGTTATGCTCCAATTCTTTGTAGCCTTTTTCGGTTATGGCGCTTCCCATCTACCTTATCTGCTATACCCGTATGTAACACTGTCTGGCGGAGTGACAAGTGAATCTATGGCGGTGGCCTTAATTGTCGTGTTTATAGCCGGACTATTTTTACTCATTCCATCACTTGTGATGCTGATGAGGATGTTCCTGTTTGATGCTGATTATGTCAAAGGTAAAAAATAA
- a CDS encoding mechanosensitive ion channel family protein, whose translation MNIFEEGFKFNPSVVVEWIITGGLKILLLLIAFAIVKPLGKKAIGAAMKRMSNQRKLSDGRSQTLEKLAINIFSYSLTFIFIVMLLSALTIEIGPLLAGAGIVGLAIGFGAQGLVSDIVTGFFLLSERQVEVGDYVTAGGYDGVVEEVGIRTTLLRSFDGTLNFIPNRNISGVANHSRGNMRALVDIGIGYDENIDQAMTVLKEVADEFANDERFKEGPSVLGVQNLGSSDVVIRILGKTENMEQWAVERDLRKAMKEALDQAGIEIPYPHQVNVTKKEND comes from the coding sequence ATGAATATATTTGAAGAAGGTTTTAAATTCAATCCTTCCGTTGTCGTGGAGTGGATTATCACTGGAGGGCTCAAGATCCTCCTTTTACTGATTGCCTTTGCTATAGTGAAACCGCTTGGTAAAAAAGCTATTGGCGCGGCAATGAAACGGATGAGCAACCAGCGGAAATTATCAGATGGACGAAGTCAGACGCTTGAAAAACTGGCTATTAATATTTTTTCCTATTCCCTTACTTTCATTTTCATTGTCATGCTGTTAAGTGCGCTTACAATCGAAATCGGACCGTTGCTCGCTGGAGCAGGAATTGTTGGTCTTGCCATTGGCTTCGGCGCTCAGGGACTGGTTTCCGATATTGTGACCGGTTTCTTCTTATTATCAGAGCGGCAGGTTGAAGTGGGAGACTACGTAACCGCTGGCGGATATGACGGAGTGGTTGAGGAAGTAGGTATACGGACAACTCTGCTCCGCAGCTTCGATGGAACCCTGAATTTCATCCCAAACCGGAACATTTCAGGCGTAGCCAATCACTCCCGTGGAAACATGCGCGCGCTGGTGGATATCGGTATTGGTTATGACGAAAACATTGATCAGGCTATGACTGTCCTAAAAGAGGTTGCTGACGAGTTTGCAAACGATGAGCGTTTTAAAGAAGGGCCAAGCGTTCTTGGTGTTCAAAACTTAGGTTCTTCCGATGTTGTCATCCGCATCTTAGGAAAAACGGAAAATATGGAACAATGGGCTGTGGAGAGAGACTTGAGAAAAGCTATGAAAGAAGCTCTCGATCAGGCAGGCATTGAAATTCCTTATCCTCATCAAGTAAATGTAACGAAAAAAGAGAACGATTAA